In Sparus aurata chromosome 2, fSpaAur1.1, whole genome shotgun sequence, a single genomic region encodes these proteins:
- the LOC115571439 gene encoding olfactory receptor 13G1-like — translation MPSLNASIDLTAFVLGGFELTQRKFVVGVTILITFIVAVLANMVNIVVIVYDEKLHKPMFLLICNLAVVDILCITSVSPTMIGTLLAGVNTISYAPCIIAMFTHHVGGVMEMFALAVMAFDRLIAVSCPFQYNSYLTNVRIILLVLMLWIAACCFVAVMPATVLPLPHCHTKLIYSFCDYAAILRTTCADLDYYFNMITVISSFLLFFTFSLIALSYCFIVYCVKLSSSEEKRKMGSTCLSHLIVVVCFYLPIFMRIVLTRMGVPLTAEQRHGLSVWYYVGPPSVNPFVYSLRTNEIRQRVWNIFKRVNTS, via the coding sequence ATGCCTTCACTCAATGCTTCAATTGACCTCACAGCATTCGTTCTAGGTGGTTTTGAATTAACCCAAAGGAAATTTGTAGTCGGAGTGACTATATTGATTACATTTATTGTAGCTGTTCTAGCCAATATGGTTAACATTGTCGTCATTGTTTATGACGAGAAACTGCACAAACCCATGTTTCTTCTGATTTGCAACCTTGCTGTTGTTGACATACTGTGCATCACCAGTGTCAGTCCAACTATGATTGGGACTCTACTTGCTGGTGTTAATACTATATCTTATGCACCATGTATAATTGCAATGTTCACTCACCATGTGGGAGGGGTGATGGAGATGTTTGCTTTAGCAGTTATGGCATTTGACCGTTTGATTGCTGTCAGCTGTCCTTTTCAGTACAACAGTTATTTAACAAATGTGCGCATCATTCTACTTGTACTAATGCTGTGGATCGCTGCCTGTTGTTTTGTGGCTGTAATGCCTGCGACTGTGCTGCCTCTCCCTCACTGCCACACAAAGCTGATATATAGTTTCTGCGACTACGCTGCCATACTGAGAACTACTTGTGCTGATCTTGATTACTATTTCAATATGATAACCGTCATATCATCCTTTCTCttattttttactttctctcttATAGCTCTGTCGTACTGTTTCATTGTATATTGTGTGAAATTATCCTcatcagaagaaaaaaggaaaatgggcAGCACTTGTTTAAGTCACTTGATCGTGGTAGTGTGTTTTTACCTTCCAATCTTTATGCGCATTGTCTTAACCAGAATGGGTGTGCCATTAACTGCTGAGCAACGCCATGGCTTGTCAGTCTGGTACTACGTTGGCCCACCTTCAGTGAATCCTTTCGTCTACAGTCTAAGGACAAACGAAATTAGACAAAGGGTTTGGAATATTTTCAAAAGAGTTAACACATCTTAG
- the LOC115571455 gene encoding olfactory receptor 13G1-like produces MYARNVCFVSMPSLNASIELTAFVLGGFETTQRKFVVGVTILITFIVAVLANMVNIVVIVYDKKLHKPMFLLICNLAVVDILCITSISPTTIGTLLAGVNTISYAPCIIAMFTHHVGGTMEMFALAVMAFDRLIAVSCPFQYNSYLTNVRIILLVFMLWIAACCFVAVMPATVLPLSHCHTKLIYSFCDYAAVLRTTCADLGYYFNVITVISFFLLFFTFSLIALSYFVIVYFVKLSSSEEKRKMGSTCLSHLIVVVCFYLPIFIRIVLSRMGVPLTVEQLHGLSVWSYVGPPSVNPFVYSLRTKEIRQRVWNIFKRVDIS; encoded by the coding sequence ATGTATGcaagaaatgtatgttttgtaagTATGCCTTCACTCAACGCTTCAATCGAACTCACAGCATTTGTTCTAGGAGGTTTTGAAACAACCCAAAGGAAATTTGTAGTTGGTGTGACTATATTGATTACATTTATTGTAGCTGTTCTAGCCAATATGGTAAACATTGTCGTTATTGTTTATGACAAGAAACTGCACAAACCCATGTTTCTTCTGATTTGCAACCTTGCTGTTGTTGACATACTGTGCATCACCAGTATCAGTCCAACTACAATTGGGACTCTACTTGCTGGTGTTAATACTATATCCTATGCACCATGTATAATTGCAATGTTCACTCACCATGTGGGAGGCACGATGGAGATGTTTGCTTTAGCAGTTATGGCATTTGACCGTTTGATTGCTGTCAGCTGTCCTTTTCAGTACAACAGTTATTTAACAAATGTGCGCATCATTCTACTTGTATTTATGCTGTGGATCGCTGCCtgttgttttgtggctgttaTGCCTGCGACTGTGCTGCCTCTCTCTCACTGCCACACAAAGCTGATATATAGTTTCTGTGACTATGCTGCTGTACTGAGAACTACTTGTGCTGACCTTGGTTATTATTTCAATGTAATAACTGTCATATCATTCTTTCtcttatttttcactttctctcttatTGCTCTGTCGTACTTTGTTATTgtatattttgtgaaattatcctcatcagaagaaaaaagaaagatgggCAGCACTTGTTTGAGTCACTTGATCGTGGTAGTGTGTTTTTACCTTCCAATCTTTATACGCATTGTCTTAAGCAGAATGGGTGTGCCATTAACTGTTGAGCAACTCCATGGCTTGTCAGTCTGGTCCTACGTCGGCCCACCTTCAGTGAATCCTTTCGTCTACAGTTTAAGGACAAAAGAAATTAGACAAAGGGTTtggaatatttttaaaagagTTGACATATCTTAG
- the LOC115571463 gene encoding olfactory receptor 4D1-like, whose product MPSLNDSIELTAFVLGGFETTQRPFVVGVSILITFIVAVLANMVNIVVIVYDKKLHKPMFLLICNLAIADMLCITSVSPTMIGTLLAGVNTISYAPCLVGMYIMHLVATMEMFALAVMAFDRLIAVSCPFQYNSYLTNVRIILLVLMLWIAACCFVAVMPATVLPLSHCHTKLIYSFCDYAAVLRTTCADLGYYFNIITVIFFLLFFTFSLIALSYFFIAYFVKLSTPQEKRKMGSTCLSHLIVVVCFFLPIFMRIVLSRMGVPLTIEQLHGLTIWSYVGPPSVNPFVYSLRTKEIRQSFWNILKRDRIS is encoded by the coding sequence ATGCCTTCACTCAATGATTCAATCGAACTCACAGCATTTGTTCTAGGTGGTTTTGAAACAACCCAAAGGCCTTTTGTAGTCGGTGTGTCTATATTGATTACTTTTATTGTAGCTGTTCTAGCCAATATGGTAAACATTGTGGTCATTGTTTATGACAAGAAACTGCACAAACCTATGTTTCTTCTGATTTGCAATCTTGCTATTGCTGACATGCTGTGCATCACCAGTGTCAGTCCCACAATGATTGGGACTCTACTTGCTGGTGTTAATACTATATCCTACGCGCCATGTCTAGTTGGAATGTATATTATGCATCTGGTGGCCACGATGGAGATGTTTGCTTTAGCAGTTATGGCATTTGACCGTTTGATTGCTGTCAGCTGTCCTTTTCAGTACAACAGTTATTTAACAAATGTGCGCATCATTCTACTTGTACTAATGCTGTGGATCGCTGCCTGTTGTTTTGTGGCTGTAATGCCTGCGACTGTGCTGCCTCTCTCTCACTGCCACACAAAGCTGATATACAGTTTCTGCGACTACGCTGCTGTACTGAGAACTACTTGTGCTGACCTTggttattattttaatataataactgtcATATTCTTTCtcttatttttcactttctctcttatTGCTCTATCGTACTTTTTCATTGCATATTTTGTAAAATTATCCACAccacaagaaaaaagaaagatgggCAGCACTTGTTTGAGTCACTTGATCGTGgtagtgtgttttttccttccAATCTTTATGCGCATTGTCTTAAGCAGAATGGGTGTGCCATTAACCATTGAGCAACTCCATGGCTTAACAATCTGGTCCTACGTCGGCCCACCTTCAGTGAATCCTTTTGTCTACAGTTTAAGGACAAAAGAAATTAGACAAAGCTTTTGGAATATTCTCAAAAGAGATCGCATATCTTAG
- the LOC115572108 gene encoding olfactory receptor 2AT4-like, which yields MPEGNHSTVTEFILTGFPGLHPEYHGLASAVLFFVYFLTLTGNATILFLFATDHSLHKPMYYIILNLCACDILFSTTTLPKIISKYWFQSGTISFTACFVQMYFVHYLGTVNSFILFLMALDRYLAICHPLRYPLLLKDSTIHILSVTAWVVAKAGPLMSVIRAYPLPYCASNIINHCYCDHIGITMLACTDRTPYGRPAFAVAMVALLGPLAFVIFSYCCIIINVLKIANSQSRLKTLSTCSAQLIIITLYYLPRCFVYLASNVGITFSADARIVIIMLYSLFPPMINPLIYCLRAKDMRESLWKKFSRCTFSQRVSATRN from the coding sequence ATGCCAGAGGGAAATCATAGCACTGTGACTGAATTCATCCTGACTGGATTCCCTGGACTTCATCCAGAGTATCACGGCCTCGCCTCAGCTGTAttgttctttgtttatttcctaACTTTGACGGGCAATGCTACAatcctgtttttatttgcaaCCGACCACAGCCTCCATAAGCCGATGTATTATATAATTCTAAACCTGTGTGCATGCGACATTCTCTTTAGCACAACCACTTTACCTAAGATCATCAGTAAGTATTGGTTTCAATCAGGGACCATTTCATTCACTGCTTGCTTTGTCCAGATGTACTTTGTTCACTATCTTGGCACGGTGAATTCTTTTATCCTCTTCCTCATGGCATTGGACAGGTATCTGGCTATCTGCCATCCTCTTAGATATCCACTTCTTCTTAAAGACTCCACCATCCACATTCTCAGTGTTACTGCGTGGGTTGTTGCCAAGGCAGGTCCTTTAATGTCAGTGATTAGAGCATACCCTCTTCCTTACTGTGCTTCGAACATAATCAATCACTGCTACTGTGATCATATTGGTATCACGATGCTGGCATGCACTGATAGGACCCCTTATGGTCGTCCTGCTTTTGCAGTTGCAATGGTTGCACTCCTAGGACCTCTGGCATTTGTAATATTTTCATATTGCTGtattattataaatgtattaaagataGCTAATTCACAAAGTCGCCTCAAAACTCTATCCACTTGTAGTGCTCAGCTGATTATAATCACACTCTATTATTTACCcagatgttttgtttatttagccaGTAATGTCGGCATTACGTTTAGTGCTGATGCACGAATTGTAATAATCATGCTGTATAGCCTTTTCCCCCCCATGATTAATCCACTTATATACTGCTTAAGAGCAAAAGACATGAGAGAAAGTTTGTGGAAGAAATTCAGCAGatgcacattttcacaaagAGTTTCAGCTACAAGGAACTGA
- the LOC115571446 gene encoding olfactory receptor 13G1-like → MPSRNASIELTAFVLGGFETTQRPFVVGVSILITFIVAVLANMVNIVVIVYDKKLHKPMFLLICNLAVVDILCITSVSPTMIGTLLAGVNTISYAPCVVGMFMMHVGGTMEMFALAVMAFDRLIAVSCPFQYNSYITNVRIILLVLMLWIAACCFMAVMPATVLPLPHCHTKLIYSFCDYAAVLRTTCADLGYHFNIITVISFFLLFFTFSLIALSYFFIIYFVKISSSEEKRKMGSTCLSHLIVVVCFYLPIFMRIVLSRMGVPLTVEQLHGLTIFSHLGPPSVNPFVYSLRTKEIRQRVWNIFKRINTS, encoded by the coding sequence ATGCCTTCACGCAATGCTTCAATCGAACTCACAGCATTTGTTCTAGGTGGTTTTGAAACAACCCAAAGGCCTTTTGTAGTCGGTGTGTCTATATTGATTACATTTATTGTAGCTGTTCTAGCCAATATGGTTAACATTGTCGTCATTGTTTATGACAAGAAACTGCACAAACCCATGTTTCTTCTGATTTGCAACCTTGCTGTTGTTGACATACTGTGCATCACCAGTGTCAGTCCAACTATGATTGGGACACTACTTGCTGGTGTTAATACTATATCTTATGCGCCATGTGTAGTTGGAATGTTTATGATGCATGTGGGGGGCACGATGGAGATGTTTGCTTTAGCAGTTATGGCATTTGACCGTTTGATTGCTGTCAGCTGTCCTTTTCAGTACAACAGTTATATAACAAATGTGCGCATCATTCTACTTGTATTAATGCTGTGGATCGCTGCCTGTTGTTTTATGGCTGTAATGCCTGCGACTGTGCTGCCTCTCCCTCACTGCCACACAAAGCTGATATACAGTTTCTGTGACTATGCTGCCGTACTGAGAACTACTTGTGCTGACCTTGGTTATCATTTCAATATAATAACTGTCATATCATTCTTTCtcttatttttcactttctctcttatTGCTCTGTCGTACttttttatcatatattttgtgaaaatatcctcatcagaagaaaaaaggaaaatgggcAGCACTTGTTTAAGTCACTTGATCGTGGTAGTGTGTTTTTACCTTCCAATCTTTATGCGCATTGTCTTGAGCAGAATGGGTGTGCCATTAACTGTTGAGCAACTCCATGGTTTAACAATCTTTTCCCACCTCGGCCCACCTTCAGTGAATCCTTTCGTCTACAGTTTAAGGACAAAAGAAATTAGACAAAGGGTTTGGAATATTTTCAAAAGAATTAACACATCTTAG